The following are encoded together in the Rhizobium sp. SSA_523 genome:
- a CDS encoding branched-chain amino acid ABC transporter permease, whose product MGMGPYLLLAILEGLVQASILCITAAGLSLVFGVMRIVNVAHGEFVMLGAVLAWYAASLVSGHPAAGFLLAILISPLLAAGLALVAERLILKRLDYNPEATIVATIGLLYILQQGVLILYGPDARPVDPPFYYTIRLPWFGYSAYKLSIIGAAVLIMALLWVLQQKTRIGLIMRATQYDRETAQAFGIPVDRVSAGVFALGAGLAALAGVLVVPIQQAHYLMGTDPLLLSFIVVIIGGLGSMLGTVVAAIVIGLSDGILSMMFSPTLAKMVSTMLVALVLIVRPSGLFGKTVR is encoded by the coding sequence ATGGGCATGGGTCCCTATCTTCTTCTGGCCATCCTCGAAGGCCTGGTACAGGCTTCGATCCTGTGCATTACGGCCGCCGGCCTCTCGCTCGTTTTCGGGGTGATGCGGATCGTCAATGTGGCGCATGGCGAATTCGTCATGCTGGGAGCGGTTCTTGCCTGGTATGCCGCGAGCCTTGTAAGCGGTCATCCGGCAGCCGGCTTCCTTCTTGCAATCCTCATCAGCCCTTTGCTGGCGGCCGGCCTCGCGCTTGTCGCCGAGCGCTTGATCCTGAAGCGCCTCGACTACAATCCGGAAGCGACGATCGTCGCCACGATCGGGCTTCTCTATATTCTGCAGCAGGGCGTCCTCATTCTCTACGGTCCCGATGCACGCCCGGTCGATCCGCCATTCTATTACACGATCCGTCTTCCGTGGTTCGGCTATTCCGCCTACAAGCTCTCCATCATCGGCGCGGCCGTCCTCATCATGGCCCTGCTCTGGGTTTTGCAGCAGAAGACGCGGATCGGCCTGATCATGCGCGCCACCCAATATGATCGCGAGACGGCGCAGGCCTTCGGCATTCCGGTGGACCGCGTTTCGGCCGGAGTCTTCGCTCTGGGTGCGGGCCTTGCCGCTTTGGCCGGTGTCCTCGTGGTCCCTATCCAACAGGCGCATTACCTGATGGGAACCGATCCTCTGCTGCTGTCCTTCATCGTGGTCATCATCGGCGGCCTGGGCAGCATGCTCGGCACCGTGGTCGCCGCCATCGTCATCGGCCTCTCGGACGGCATATTGTCGATGATGTTCTCCCCGACGCTGGCCAAGATGGTCTCGACAATGCTTGTGGCGCTGGTTCTCATCGTCCGTCCAAGCGGGCTGTTTGGAAAGACGGTGCGATGA
- a CDS encoding branched-chain amino acid ABC transporter permease → MSRADFRKNLILTLGILAVLLALQFVLPEYHVLMATRMMLLAVFALGYNALLGYAGLLSLGHALFFAFGLYTAGLTVYHLNWPLPLAFVGAILSSALLALVIGAVTLRTARVSFMIVTLMFAQAGYLLVLYLSALTNGQEGLSLPPSARSIPAGNLVLDLTDAATRYNLAFALLAASLLILLFYLRGRRGRIITAIRDNEERTTMLGFNVFAGKLEIFTLSGALSGASGAAYGLLFGYLGATFASFQYSIEALLFTLLGGAGTLLGPLIGVALMVVMIDKLGEITNAYLLVIGLLLIALILWFPKGILGSIRERWAPWLL, encoded by the coding sequence ATGAGCCGGGCCGATTTTCGCAAAAACCTGATCCTCACGCTCGGCATCCTCGCGGTTCTGCTGGCCCTTCAGTTCGTGCTTCCCGAATATCATGTGCTGATGGCGACCCGCATGATGCTGCTCGCCGTCTTCGCCCTCGGATACAATGCCCTGCTCGGCTATGCCGGGCTGCTCAGCCTCGGCCACGCGCTTTTCTTCGCCTTCGGCCTCTACACGGCCGGCCTTACCGTCTATCATCTGAACTGGCCTCTTCCGCTTGCCTTCGTCGGTGCGATCCTGTCCTCTGCGCTGCTCGCTCTGGTGATCGGCGCCGTCACTTTGCGCACGGCCCGCGTCTCCTTCATGATCGTGACGCTGATGTTCGCCCAGGCCGGCTATCTCCTGGTCCTTTATCTTTCCGCACTGACCAATGGCCAGGAGGGGCTCTCCCTGCCGCCCTCGGCCCGCTCGATCCCTGCCGGAAATCTGGTGCTCGACCTGACGGATGCCGCCACCCGCTACAATCTCGCATTCGCACTTCTGGCCGCCAGCCTGCTGATCCTGCTGTTCTACCTGAGGGGCAGGCGCGGACGGATCATCACGGCGATCCGAGACAATGAAGAGCGGACCACCATGCTGGGCTTCAACGTCTTTGCCGGCAAACTGGAAATCTTCACCCTCTCCGGCGCTCTTTCCGGTGCGAGCGGCGCCGCCTACGGTCTTCTCTTCGGCTATCTCGGAGCAACCTTCGCCTCCTTTCAATATTCCATCGAAGCGCTGCTGTTCACCCTCCTCGGCGGCGCGGGCACGCTGCTCGGACCGCTTATCGGCGTCGCGCTAATGGTCGTCATGATCGACAAGCTCGGCGAAATCACCAATGCCTATCTGCTGGTCATCGGCCTCCTGCTGATCGCCCTCATCCTCTGGTTTCCAAAAGGGATCCTCGGCTCGATCCGCGAAAGATGGGCGCCATGGCTGCTATGA
- a CDS encoding ABC transporter ATP-binding protein encodes MTPLLTTRGLCRNFGGLKAVDNVDFAVVKGEIRAIIGPNGAGKTTFVSLLCGRTTASDGTILFNGEDVTRLPAHRRVQRGMAYTFQITNVFHHKTAEDNVRIAVESLVRREEHRLLDREAATFEALDAVGLASEARVPAGQLAYGHQRLLEIAMGLALRPKLLILDEPTQGLSDADIERFEILVRQIAGTATVLLIEHNMPVVMSLAHRITVLESGRVLAEGTPDAIRDNAQVQSAYLGM; translated from the coding sequence ATGACACCTCTTTTGACGACTCGCGGCCTTTGCCGGAATTTCGGCGGCCTGAAGGCCGTGGACAACGTCGATTTTGCGGTTGTGAAAGGCGAGATCCGCGCCATCATCGGTCCGAACGGCGCCGGCAAGACAACTTTCGTCAGCCTGCTCTGCGGCCGTACAACCGCCTCCGACGGCACGATCCTTTTCAATGGGGAGGATGTCACGCGCCTGCCGGCCCATCGTCGCGTCCAGCGCGGCATGGCCTATACGTTCCAGATCACCAACGTCTTTCACCACAAGACGGCAGAGGACAATGTCCGGATCGCGGTGGAAAGCCTGGTCCGCCGCGAGGAGCATCGTCTACTCGACCGGGAGGCTGCCACATTCGAAGCGCTCGATGCCGTCGGCCTTGCGTCCGAGGCGCGCGTCCCGGCAGGCCAGCTTGCCTATGGCCATCAGCGCCTGCTGGAAATCGCCATGGGTCTGGCGCTTCGTCCCAAGCTCCTTATCCTGGACGAACCGACACAAGGACTGTCCGATGCGGATATCGAGCGTTTCGAGATCCTGGTGCGCCAGATTGCCGGTACGGCCACCGTGCTCCTGATCGAGCACAACATGCCTGTCGTCATGTCTCTTGCCCACCGGATCACCGTTCTGGAGAGCGGCCGGGTTCTGGCGGAAGGCACGCCCGACGCCATTCGCGACAATGCGCAAGTCCAGTCTGCCTATCTGGGGATGTGA
- a CDS encoding ABC transporter ATP-binding protein: MLTIERFDTFYGNSQVLREFSLNLAPGEIVGLLGRNGAGKTTALKSIMGILEPRHGSMHLDGEVLTHLPAHQIPKHGIGYVPQGRRLFAELTVRENLEIGLMTRKTGSAALDRALSYFPSLRERFRQRAGTLSGGEQSMLAVARALCIEPRYLLLDEPVEGLMPTMVETIRQVLLRLRDDGTGILVVEQRVDAVLPVADRILFMEHGRIAAEMAGAQVQADRSVLNRYLGVGS, encoded by the coding sequence ATGCTGACCATCGAGCGCTTCGACACGTTTTACGGCAATAGCCAGGTGCTGCGGGAATTCTCGCTCAATCTTGCTCCTGGCGAGATCGTCGGCCTTCTCGGCCGCAACGGCGCCGGCAAGACCACGGCGCTAAAATCCATCATGGGCATTCTTGAGCCGCGGCACGGGAGCATGCATCTTGATGGCGAAGTGCTGACGCATCTGCCCGCCCACCAGATCCCGAAGCACGGGATCGGCTATGTGCCGCAGGGGCGGCGTCTGTTTGCCGAACTGACGGTGCGCGAGAATCTTGAGATCGGCCTGATGACGCGCAAGACCGGCAGTGCCGCGCTTGACCGGGCGCTCTCCTACTTCCCGTCCTTGCGCGAGCGGTTTCGCCAGCGGGCCGGTACACTTTCCGGCGGCGAACAGAGCATGCTGGCGGTGGCGCGCGCCCTCTGTATCGAGCCGCGTTACCTCCTGCTGGACGAGCCGGTGGAAGGGCTGATGCCGACAATGGTGGAAACGATCCGCCAGGTGCTTCTGCGACTGCGCGACGATGGCACCGGCATTCTCGTGGTGGAACAGCGCGTCGATGCCGTGCTTCCGGTGGCGGACAGGATCCTCTTCATGGAGCATGGCAGGATCGCTGCCGAGATGGCTGGCGCGCAGGTCCAGGCCGATCGCTCGGTGCTGAACCGGTATCTCGGCGTCGGATCGTGA